Proteins encoded in a region of the Candidatus Margulisiibacteriota bacterium genome:
- a CDS encoding NTP transferase domain-containing protein, with protein sequence MDDLAVVILAAGKGVRMQSDLPKVFHPVLGEPMLAHVLKTTQKLQPAKTLVVVGHRRELITDFFKDWPVEFVVQAEQKGTGHAVLMAEPNLAGFKGTVLILAGDVPLLSERTLRRLIDFHRQQKAAATDLTAILPAGGNYGRIVRQPNGEILKIVEKKDASPEELKINEVNTGTFCFDKEALFAALKEVRSENAQKEYYLTDTIEILRRQKRPVFAFSTDDPAETLGVNTKDELAEIEQLLRQRRNAAV encoded by the coding sequence ATGGACGATTTAGCGGTAGTGATCTTAGCGGCCGGCAAAGGGGTGCGGATGCAATCCGACCTTCCCAAGGTCTTTCACCCGGTGTTAGGCGAGCCGATGCTGGCCCATGTCCTGAAAACCACCCAAAAACTGCAACCGGCCAAGACTCTGGTCGTCGTCGGCCACCGGCGCGAGCTGATCACCGACTTCTTTAAGGATTGGCCGGTCGAGTTTGTCGTCCAGGCGGAACAGAAGGGGACCGGCCACGCTGTTTTGATGGCGGAGCCGAACCTGGCCGGATTTAAAGGGACGGTCCTGATCCTGGCGGGGGATGTGCCACTCCTCTCCGAGCGGACCCTGCGCCGCCTGATCGATTTTCATCGCCAGCAAAAAGCGGCGGCGACCGACCTGACCGCGATTTTGCCCGCCGGGGGAAATTACGGCCGGATCGTCCGCCAGCCAAACGGCGAGATCCTGAAAATTGTCGAGAAAAAAGACGCTTCCCCAGAAGAATTGAAGATCAACGAGGTCAACACCGGGACTTTTTGCTTTGATAAGGAGGCCCTTTTTGCCGCTTTGAAAGAGGTCCGCTCCGAAAACGCCCAAAAGGAATATTACCTGACCGACACGATCGAGATTCTCCGGCGCCAAAAGCGGCCGGTCTTTGCTTTCAGCACCGATGATCCCGCCGAAACGCTTGGGGTCAACACCAAGGACGAACTGGCGGAGATCGAACAGCTCCTGCGGCAGAGGCGCAATGCGGCTGTTTAG
- the rsfS gene encoding ribosome silencing factor gives MIELIAKAAESKLALDVKVLDVRKTSNLVDYLIICGGESEPQLRAIGNEIDTVLRKAEIKGYRWQGVIGSGWIILDLGSIVVHILGVVEREYYNLEELWGKEAIIYHY, from the coding sequence TTGATCGAGCTGATCGCCAAAGCGGCCGAAAGCAAACTGGCGCTCGATGTTAAAGTCCTCGATGTCCGCAAAACTTCCAACCTGGTCGACTACTTGATCATCTGCGGCGGGGAAAGCGAACCGCAGCTCCGCGCCATCGGCAACGAGATCGACACCGTTCTGCGCAAAGCCGAGATCAAGGGTTATCGCTGGCAGGGAGTGATCGGCTCCGGCTGGATCATCCTCGATCTAGGCTCGATCGTCGTCCATATTTTGGGCGTGGTGGAGCGGGAATATTACAATTTGGAAGAGCTCTGGGGCAAAGAAGCTATAATTTATCATTATTAA
- the yqeK gene encoding bis(5'-nucleosyl)-tetraphosphatase (symmetrical) YqeK has protein sequence MISRAAILERLKNSLDQERFAHSLRVEKIALELAAKHHVSASRASLAALLHDCARRYDRPGFLRMAKKLKLKIDPVRRFEPKLFHAEIGRYLAAKEFGVKDEAVLQAIASHTTGRAGMTKLEKVIYLADHLEVDRQFAGIDKVRKLAFRDLDQAIIEFTGHSVAYFLGRGLPFDPVTVETRNDLLLKNGN, from the coding sequence ATGATATCAAGAGCGGCCATCCTCGAACGGCTAAAAAACTCTCTCGATCAGGAACGATTTGCCCACTCCCTCCGGGTAGAAAAGATCGCTCTCGAGCTTGCCGCCAAACATCATGTTAGCGCGTCCCGGGCCAGCCTGGCCGCCCTGCTCCACGATTGCGCCCGACGATACGACCGGCCGGGCTTCCTCCGGATGGCCAAAAAACTCAAGCTGAAGATCGATCCGGTCCGGCGCTTCGAGCCGAAACTTTTTCACGCCGAGATTGGCCGCTATTTAGCGGCCAAAGAGTTCGGCGTCAAGGACGAGGCGGTCCTCCAGGCGATCGCCAGCCACACGACCGGACGGGCGGGAATGACGAAACTGGAAAAAGTGATCTACCTGGCCGATCACCTTGAGGTCGACCGGCAATTCGCCGGGATCGATAAGGTTAGAAAGCTCGCTTTCCGGGACCTGGACCAGGCGATCATCGAGTTCACCGGCCACTCGGTCGCTTATTTCCTGGGCCGGGGCTTGCCGTTCGATCCGGTCACCGTTGAGACAAGGAACGATTTGTTGCTGAAAAATGGAAATTAA
- a CDS encoding ATP-binding protein has translation MRLFSPPLLIVIGVVGTLALLFSRPQFILPFYAGLATLAMGWTVLISSPGNRINSTYAFLAGSIFAFALALFFFSTAKVPAEALFHLRGAAISGLLMAGSFLYFSFLFPKLDSLPKLATLVAWGICALALLVVSFTGLLFEKAVISPEGNGFNAGLGLPIYLLFIGWTILYAAQILRQKRKRYFGTSRLQVGYIILGGLLALIVPILGNFLLPLIGFNQLLGYGPFFLMILTAFGYYSILKHRLMSLEIIIHHITVYGLAALFSLLLFSIIALIGQLYFAGRPGFGLLTFSAFDALAVAILYQPLVTVFGLIADRLFFKGRYDYRNTLLKISREIASVIKIEGLTKLIVMSFVKTMEVSEISFLLLDREREHFRSVPMSIPRYKRIEIDVDSPIVSWLSIMQDVLVRDEIEDEVERQSPHYQLIAGPTDLEEVRDEMDRLGIPVWVPIISKDQMIGIIALGNKTSGDIMTSEDIGLLSTLASQTAVALDNARLYAQVVNMKDYNEEILQSMVSGVMTVDQKERIVTFNIMAEKITGRKITEVLGKTCEEIWGEESLLNRIVLQSFKEHCFTNHEANLTSHERGIVPVSLASTLLRDHDGKKIGVLITIQDLAEVKALEEKVRRADKLAALATMGAGMAHEIKNPLSSMKVFAQLLPTRYNDPEYRKKLEEILPREINRIDRIVESLLSFARASALTFAPVKIDELLEETLKDYADQSKNLKIEKSYLPLPPIEVDRGQLGQVFSNLVLNAIQAMPDGGTLTVLTMEGKRQEGELRSIKVMIKDSGVGISKEIQKRLFDPFYTTKYGGTGLGLTISHSIVDGHRGFIDLESEIGKGTSFTVTLPVRQGLV, from the coding sequence ATGCGGCTGTTTAGCCCCCCGCTGTTGATCGTTATCGGAGTCGTCGGGACACTGGCCCTCTTGTTCAGCCGGCCGCAGTTCATTCTCCCTTTCTACGCCGGCCTGGCGACTTTAGCGATGGGGTGGACGGTCCTAATCTCTTCTCCTGGCAACCGGATCAACTCCACCTACGCTTTTCTGGCCGGCTCGATCTTTGCTTTTGCTTTAGCGTTGTTCTTTTTTTCCACCGCCAAAGTTCCGGCCGAAGCCCTTTTCCATTTAAGGGGGGCGGCCATCAGCGGCCTGCTGATGGCGGGGAGCTTCCTTTATTTTTCTTTTCTTTTTCCGAAGCTCGACAGCCTGCCGAAGCTGGCAACGCTGGTTGCCTGGGGAATATGCGCTTTAGCCTTGCTGGTGGTCTCCTTCACCGGCCTGTTGTTTGAAAAAGCGGTCATTTCCCCGGAAGGGAATGGTTTTAACGCCGGGTTAGGGCTCCCTATATATCTTTTGTTCATCGGCTGGACGATCTTGTACGCGGCGCAGATACTCCGGCAGAAACGGAAGCGTTATTTCGGGACCAGCCGCCTCCAGGTCGGGTACATTATACTGGGCGGGCTGTTGGCGCTGATCGTGCCGATCCTGGGCAACTTCCTTCTGCCGCTGATCGGTTTTAACCAACTGCTCGGCTACGGGCCGTTCTTCCTGATGATCCTGACCGCCTTTGGCTATTATTCGATCCTGAAACATCGCCTGATGAGCCTGGAGATCATCATCCACCACATTACGGTCTATGGTTTGGCCGCCCTTTTTTCGCTCCTCCTTTTTTCGATCATCGCCCTGATCGGCCAGTTGTATTTTGCCGGCCGGCCCGGCTTCGGGCTCCTGACCTTTTCCGCTTTTGACGCGCTGGCGGTTGCCATCCTTTACCAGCCGCTGGTCACTGTCTTCGGCCTGATCGCCGACCGCCTCTTTTTTAAAGGGCGCTACGACTACCGGAACACTCTCCTGAAGATCAGCCGGGAGATCGCCTCGGTCATCAAGATCGAAGGGTTAACCAAACTGATTGTCATGTCGTTCGTCAAAACGATGGAGGTCTCGGAGATCTCCTTTTTGCTTCTCGACCGGGAGCGGGAGCATTTCCGCTCGGTCCCGATGTCGATCCCGCGTTACAAACGGATCGAGATCGACGTCGACAGTCCGATCGTTTCCTGGCTCTCGATCATGCAGGATGTGCTGGTGCGGGACGAAATTGAAGATGAGGTCGAGCGGCAGTCGCCCCACTACCAGTTAATTGCCGGACCGACCGATCTGGAAGAAGTCCGGGACGAAATGGACCGCTTGGGGATCCCGGTCTGGGTGCCGATCATCTCCAAAGACCAGATGATCGGGATCATTGCTCTGGGGAACAAAACTTCGGGGGACATTATGACCTCGGAAGATATCGGACTATTAAGCACGCTGGCGAGCCAGACGGCGGTGGCGCTCGACAACGCCCGGCTCTACGCCCAGGTCGTCAACATGAAAGATTACAACGAAGAGATCCTGCAATCGATGGTCAGCGGCGTCATGACCGTTGACCAGAAAGAGCGGATCGTTACGTTCAACATTATGGCGGAGAAAATTACCGGCCGGAAGATCACCGAAGTGTTAGGCAAGACCTGCGAAGAAATTTGGGGGGAAGAATCGCTCCTCAACCGGATCGTTCTGCAGTCGTTCAAAGAGCACTGCTTTACCAACCACGAAGCGAACCTGACTTCGCACGAGCGGGGGATCGTTCCGGTCTCGCTCGCTTCGACCCTCCTCCGCGACCACGACGGGAAAAAGATCGGCGTGCTGATCACCATTCAGGACCTCGCCGAAGTTAAAGCGCTGGAAGAAAAAGTTCGGCGGGCCGACAAACTGGCGGCGCTGGCGACGATGGGGGCGGGGATGGCGCACGAGATCAAAAATCCGCTCTCTTCGATGAAAGTTTTTGCCCAACTCCTGCCGACCCGTTATAACGACCCGGAATACCGGAAAAAGCTGGAAGAAATCTTGCCCCGGGAGATCAACCGGATCGACCGGATCGTGGAAAGCCTCTTAAGTTTTGCCCGGGCGTCGGCCCTGACCTTCGCGCCGGTCAAGATCGACGAACTGCTGGAAGAAACGCTTAAAGATTACGCCGACCAGTCGAAAAACCTCAAGATCGAAAAGAGCTATCTGCCCCTGCCGCCGATCGAAGTTGACCGGGGTCAGTTGGGCCAAGTTTTCTCGAACCTGGTCCTTAACGCGATTCAGGCGATGCCGGACGGCGGAACTCTCACTGTTCTGACGATGGAAGGGAAGCGGCAGGAAGGGGAACTCCGGAGCATCAAAGTGATGATCAAAGACAGCGGAGTGG
- a CDS encoding LCP family protein has protein sequence MEIKKRSKKIFVVIGIAVILFGMVAGFAIGVASRLALLEVFLSLAPTSPIFPKSNILVLGVDKGYSHRSDSIMVVHVDPDKRAVGVISIPRDTLVTVPGRGLDKINHAFAYGGVELARLTVEEFLGVKIPFFVTVDLTGIEEIIDKIGGVEVNVPKRMYYVDYADDLRIDLQPGRQKLNGHQVMGYLRFRHSDNDFSRINRQQDFVKTVGKQLMRRENILQSPEIFFTLLGCIETNLNSRQVLGLSLALRGAEETGQIGMTTVQGSSLMVDGIYYFKPDAELLRSTVGSYLKKERE, from the coding sequence ATGGAAATTAAAAAGCGCTCGAAAAAAATATTCGTCGTCATCGGCATTGCTGTAATCCTGTTCGGCATGGTCGCCGGTTTCGCCATCGGCGTCGCTTCCCGACTTGCCCTGCTCGAAGTCTTCTTAAGCCTCGCCCCAACTTCGCCGATCTTCCCGAAGTCGAACATCCTGGTCTTGGGAGTCGACAAAGGGTATTCCCACCGTTCCGATTCGATCATGGTCGTCCATGTCGATCCGGACAAACGGGCGGTCGGCGTCATCTCCATTCCGCGCGACACCTTGGTCACCGTTCCGGGACGCGGCCTCGACAAGATCAACCACGCCTTCGCTTACGGCGGAGTCGAGCTCGCCCGGCTGACCGTGGAAGAGTTCCTCGGGGTCAAGATCCCTTTTTTCGTGACCGTTGACCTGACCGGGATCGAAGAGATCATCGACAAGATCGGCGGCGTTGAAGTTAACGTGCCGAAGCGGATGTATTACGTCGATTACGCCGACGACCTGCGGATCGACCTCCAGCCCGGCCGCCAAAAACTCAACGGCCATCAGGTCATGGGGTACTTGCGTTTCCGCCACTCCGACAACGACTTCTCCCGGATCAACCGCCAGCAGGATTTTGTGAAGACCGTCGGCAAACAGCTGATGCGGCGCGAAAACATCCTGCAAAGCCCGGAGATCTTCTTTACTCTCCTGGGTTGCATCGAAACGAACCTTAATTCCCGCCAGGTCCTGGGCCTCTCCCTGGCGCTCCGCGGCGCCGAAGAGACCGGCCAGATCGGGATGACGACCGTTCAGGGGAGCAGCCTGATGGTCGATGGCATTTATTATTTCAAACCGGACGCGGAACTCCTCCGCTCGACCGTCGGCAGTTATCTCAAAAAAGAGAGGGAATAG